The genome window GCTTCAGCTACATCTAGTGGGCACCCTGTGAATACTGCAGATTCTGCAGCCATGCCAATAGATTTTATTTAATCTGTCATGTGACATTACAACTGTTCTATCTCAATATGTAAAATGGAAATCAACTCTAAACATATTTGAAGTTAGAGTTTCAACAAATGTATGTGGCCCCTTAACAAATCTGTGAGATCACCTGTACAATTATGACTTGCAATGTTTGATTAAACGCTTTAGGAAAAAGGAGCTCTCTTTAAGAAGTGAGAACTTTTTCTGAACAGCCATATGCTGTGATCTAGTGGCTTATAGCACAAGCTATTGTGATGTGGAGAGTCCAAATCCATGAGCCCATTAAGTAGGTGGCATCCCTTGTTGGCATGCTCAGTCCTCTGACAGGTTTTTCTCAGGTATTTCATACTATTTTAGCAGGCACAACTGGAAGCAGTCCTAATATGCGTCTTAAAGgcaaatctctccccccccccaaaataaagaacattaaaagtatttattttagTATGTATTTAACCTAAATTAAAGTAAGGAGTGTATCCGTTAATTACTTGGAACCTGACATTAAGAGGTGCACAGCACCCATACTTGCCATGAACTTTAGGGGCAGGTTTAGGTGTCTGACACTTCTGAGAAATCGTGTATTAGCTAAAAGAAAAGAGACGTGGAAAAGTGATAAGCATTTTAGGAATATTGAAAGTCAGTGATGGAagtcttttatttttaatgtagcaAATCTCTTTTTCTTTCATATGGCTATTAAGGTTGAGCACTGATCAAACTGCCCATTATTTTTGGGGTATAtgggtgtagcccaaggtccagtgtgtttcagcagcagccctggtaactacaagttgtggactacaaactgcagcatgttgggagaacttcctggtccCTTcaaggatgtgccctctgcccccagcagggtctcagcaaggactgtgctagaagcagcacacaggctgcatgctgagagaagggggctgctgaactgttttcctgttctatgttttttacagaataaagcctgtttctggtgatttgtcggagtgggtctggtctgaggtgcactcacacatacacaacgcagagcacaccaagcagcctcaggcctagccctccctccacagtggtgtaagaagtcacaagcttcccctatgctgaataacctcacactgggctagccaacaggaggggttacatttTTTAGTTACTGGTGCTGTGACTCGGATAGGGGAAGCTTGATTAGTTTGTAGAGAGTTAGGAATCTGCCACACCAGGACAGCATGAACTCACAGTTTGGAGCCCAGGGGGATTGGTATGACCCGGGGTTGGTGTCAGTGAAAGTAGAGATCCCTAATGGGTGCTGTGGCCTACAGATCCCTGTGGCTAAGGATATAGCTGTTAGAGGGGAAACCTTAGGGAAGAGCATAGCAGTGCCATATCtccctgcacagcaccaaatccGTGGGGTGCCTGTTTTCAGTGGTGGTACAGATTGCAGAGTAGACATTGAGGACTGGATAAAAGATATAGAGTATCTGCTAGCAGCCACTGGCATTCCTGAGCctctgaagttccccacccttgtcagatacctaagtggggggggggggggggggcgtaaatTAGTCCTTAATCTGCCGCCTCAGGAGCAGTTTCCAGCCCGAGCTGTTGAAGAGCTTAGAGCAGAATACAGTGACTGTCATTTATCATTGGACCCCTTGGCAGACTTTTATGAGCGATGCCAACGTCCTAGAGAAACAGCCTCAGCCTATGCCATCGAGTTAGAAGCCTTACTGCGGGTAGTAGAGGAGAAGCTCCAACAGGGCCGATCCTTCCCTGATTGGGACTATAAACTGACACAACAGTTCATGCGGGGCATCCGGGACCGAGAAGTGCGGAACAGGTTGGCACCTATGCGGCCTCGCTACATGACATTCCGACAGTTGCAAGAAGAACTGTGTCAGCTGGCCCAGGAGAGGAATGTAGAGGGTAGAATGCATGGGCCAGCCCAGAGGATAAATAGCCTGCAACAAGCTGCCCCGTCAGATGATgctgtgcaggctgcccctgAGGTACCTCCACCCAGCAGTACCTCGCATCAGGCAATGCTGGAGACAATGAAGGGCCTAACTGGACTAGTCCAGGAACTGACTGCCCTCCAGAAACAGAGCCATGTGAGAATGGGACAGCTGGAGGCACAGGTATTGCAGCAAGGTGTAGCAATGAGGGCAGCACCTCAAAATTCTAGATGGGAAAGTGAGGGAAGTGCCCCTGACAACAGTGCACGTGTCACCAGAGGCCGTTTTGTATGCCACCGTTTTGTATGTGGACAAGAAGGCCACATAGCCCGTGGCTGCCGTCAACTCTCTCAGTCTCCCTCCTCTTTAAACTGCTAAAgcctgacactgaggggcaagtGAATGGCACAGAGTTGGTAAGAAGTTCCCCAATAGCATCAGTGTGCACAACGTCCCAGTGTACCCGACCATCTGCCAGCTGGCCTCCCAGCCTGGTGGGGCCCTTGACCGAGGAAATTGTGGAAGTGAATGGTATTCTGTGCAAGGCTCTAATTGATTCAGGGTCGCAGGTCACAACCATCACAGAGGATTTCTGGAGAAATCACCCTACCCTGGGCAAGTCATATCCCACACCTGTAGATCTCCTGATAGAGGTGCTGGTGGCCAAGCAGTCTCTCATCTAGGAGCTATCAAATTAGATTTATCTTACCTTGGGCTACATGTGTATTTGTCAGATGGACTGGGGTTGAAATACCTGACCCATCTCTATTAAAATCCTGATGTTGCAAATATCTTCTCTATAATgggacaaaaagaaaaacagagaatGTACAATAATAGTGGTTCATTTGTTCAGTCATCTGATGTGCTTCTCCATTGTTGCAGTTCCTGAGACTCAGCTTTATCCTGTATGTAAACTCTGATTTTAATGATAGTGGCCTGCTATTGAAACGAGTAAATCCAATTCTGAAACCAGTGGCACTGGAACTATTGTTGGGAGAGAGGGTGTTAATCTGCACACATCCCCTGTAGGCCTGTGAGATCaggttgccagctctcctggactggaCAGACTGGactccattgctgcaaatggtgtCCGGTCCATCCAGTCTGGAAGAGTTGGCAACCATCATTACCCCAGGCTGGGGCTacagctgggggcagctgcagaaccctgggaTAGCAGCAGGACCCTGGAGCTGGCAGGACTGATTGAATGTAGAGCCCATGGCATGGCCAATGAGCAGTGGGACCCTGGGGCTGATAGAGACCATGAGGCTGGCAGGTGACAGGAATCCATAggctggtggagtctgtgggGCTGGCAAGACCTCAGAGGGCTGGCAAGGtgcatggggccagtgggtggCCAGACCCAAGGGGCTCAGCAAAGCATGTAAGGCTGGCAGGACCCCCCTGGGGCTTGTCTGGAGGCTGGAACCTGGGGttgcaggagccagcagcagggctagcAGCAGGTGTGTTTCCTATGTCTGAAACTCTTTTGACTGACATAGTATATTCAAAGTACATGCAAATCTGGAAACTACCATTTGGGTTCCAAATTCGTTTGATTTCTagacttatttttattttcctggcAATATTAtctgccagtttttaaaaagtaaaggaATCTGCCTTCATCATTTATACTGCTATCCTCACTGTCAGCTCAATTTGGTCCCCAAATGCTCCTGTCAACATGAGAAATGACAGACAGATGGAGCAGACGAGTTCAAAGGGTAGGCCAGATCCACAGCATAAGCCTTCCTTGCTCCAGTAGTGTGGGAACACTTCAGTGCTGCTCTACAGGAATTGaaggtgtgggtgggagggtacAAAGCCAAGGCAACTTTCTGTTGCATCATTTCCTCTACCAGACCCATAAAGATTTCTGGGATAAATGAATATCGGCCCCTTCAGTTCTAACTTACTCTGTATCCcctatttagggttgccaggtgtctggttttgaaccggacagtctagtatttgagctttctattcgggaaacaaattgagaaaatataaatgtccagtattttctaaataagatgtaatgtagattgtgatgtagtgtcaaatgtgtctggtatttttgttgaaaccatctggcaaccctacccctatTGTATGCtgatgcctcatcccaggaggaatTTTGGTAGAAGCAGCCAGTGGGGACATGGAGGCAGGCCATGAAACAGAAGAGAGACCTGGGTCTCCAGACAGGGAGATTACAGTAGCTTCTGGTCCATCTCCAAAGATTCATGTTTAGGAATATACATTCCCTATCAAATGTGGAAAACAGATATGTGGAAAACAACATCTCTGCCAAAGAAACATTTAAATGAAAACTCCACTAAACTGGATTTGAGAgtcaaggtggatgaggtaatatctttattgaaccaacttctatatataagaaaaacaaaacaccctgatccaataaaaggtatttccTCTCCCAccatgtctctctaatatcctggaactaATGTGACTACAACTACATTCCATTCAATCCAGACTTGGGCAGTTTCCAGTCCCTCTCACAGGAATAACTTAAGCAAGGCACAGTTTAACCCTCAGATTTTGTGGAGCAATAAACATTTACATGACCTGAGACTGACAAcaaatttcatatttttttcaattATAAGGGaaagctacttttttttaaacaaacattctTCTGTAGCACTTGAAACCCAAACTCTGTAATGTTGTGCTAGTGAATAATAATAAGAAAATGGAACTGAACTGACTAAAATGTGACCTGCCTGCTTTCACTGTCCATGCTGCTAAATATTAAAAGTAATCAAGGAACATTCCTAGTGAAAAAGAAGTTAGTTCATTTTTAGTTGCATAAGGGGTTGACTGTAATGTAGAAAAGGAATTTCTTTAGTTTTAAATACACAGCTTTTCACTGTGGTTCTTTATACAAAAATAAGGCAATTGCCAGGCCAAGTAAATGTATTCTGATTCCTTGTAGGTACGACTAGCTACCTTATTAATTTTACCCCCCAGTAGAGTGGCTAATGATGCTAGGATGCAGAATATTTGCCATCTTTCCACTTGAAAATTACTTTACTTCAGAAGTTGCCTGTTTACATATACTATACAGCAGTCTTTTAGACTGTTCCTATAGAATATAGCAGCACTGGTTCCAGGCTGAGACTTTTCATGGAGTAAAGAGTGCAGTAAGGTGAACACAGTTTGTTACAACTCTTTGGcaagtaaaattatttttcttcagtgTTTTCATGTACCTCTATTCTCCAGTCTTTATTAACCTGTTTTCAGATGTTTGCTTGCTGCTACATAGGTAAAAATCGTTCTGAAACTATATCCCTTTAAGAAAATAGCTGCTTTCCTTTTTTACACTCAAACCACAAGGGGGCGCAAACACATCATATATGCAGGGTTGAAAAGAGTTTATATTTCAAAGCTGACCACCCATAGCAGATTAGTGGATTAATATTTTGCTCTAAAGGAGCTGGCCTTTACTGATGACAACAATTTATATCCAGCCCAGGCTTTTACAGTTGTAAAAGTCATTGAGACTATAATCTTCACAATAGATGTCAGCCTATTCATGGTGTGTGCTGTAGAGCACCCCATAAGCACCAGTGATGAGGTAACTGTTCTCGCAAGACCCAGCTCAGGCTGTAATGGACCAGCAAAAGGGCTGCCCTTGTATTTTTTTTCAGCCACAAGACACCAAAATTATTGTATTAATCAGTACCTATTTTTCTGACAAGTGTGTTTGGTGTTATGTGAAAGCTTATCCTTGATCTCCCCTGCAACTAAAGCAGTGTGTCTATTTATGGACATGGCTTAAAGAACAGTAGATCTCATGTACCATATTAGaatttttgaaaaacagccaaaGTACAGAGGTCAAGTTTCCTGTACTAAAAGCAAATTAACAGGATACAAGACCACTACATGGTTTATATATATCTGGTAGTAGCTGGTAAACTAGGTCACTGTACATATTTCACTAATTATTTTGCCCGAGCAACAAATTATGTAAACATATTTATAAACACTACAAAAAGCCAAATGGGTTCTACTCAAGGTCTTCAACTGCTCTACATTAAATTAGTGacaattttgccattgacttcacttcAGAGAGATTATAGTCAAGGCCTAGCTGCTACTTGAATGACAAAGAAAATATAGTATGAAATGTAGCAATAAGATCACTATGATCTCTTTATGAGCAAGTAAGTGACAATGTAGGTGATGTGATTAGAAATATGTTTTGCAAATTTATCTATGGTATAATCTCAAGGGTTGACAAAAATGCTTTACATTATTTTTCTGTGGACAAAAACGAATGCTTTTGGCAGTTCAGTCTGATATGACATTGTCTGGACAAATGGAGCACCACTGTTATGCAATAAggtgtatgcaaatagctttttcctGTGTGCGCCTATGAAACTACCTATTTATGGAAAAGCTTACATGGGAGGATTTATCACCTCACAGAAACTAGGTAGTAATGCTTCCCCAACAAGAATCCATGTTTTTACCAACTTTCTAAATCGAGTTGGTAGCAataaacagaagaccattctcTTCTGTTTCTAGGAATTTATTGATGAGGACTTAAATAGCTAGTTATAGAATAAAGAtagtttcctcccccctcccccggaagtAAAACTAATGGAGGCCAACAAAGCAATGTGTAGGACAAAATAGcctcaaaatggaaaaaaaaaagtgccaaatTAGACCGCAGGTACTAAGACTGTATCTGTAGTCTTCTAAACACTTAAGTTATAGAACAGATATGATTCAATGGCATTTGATGTTAAATTTAGTGTCACATAATTAGAGATCACTGTCTGAAACATACTGCTGCTTTTTCAGCGACAGGTCTAAGAAAAGGCTGTTTTCTACCTAGAAATACTAGGGAATAAGGGATTGTTATACTTTCTGGATTCTCTTTTCCTCTGCAATCTGCACACCTGCTTGTCTCTAGCTTTGTCTGTTGGTGTACTTTATGAACATTCACCATTTTGAGTACTAGTATGATTTTTCACATTGATTAAACTACAGTTACTAAAATACCACCAGTTGATTGGCAATACTAACCAGCTGAATTTCCCAGCTGGATTCCTAACACTGTAATCTACACACCCCTTATCTGTGGCTATTGTCCTCTGTTTACATATCCAtgttaaggaattcatctgaatAGTTGTGTTCTTTCCCACCATGCTGGGAAAGTGTTTAATTCACAAcactgaaaaaataattttaaaaggaggATGGAATCAGATCTGTGTCAACTTGAGAAGCATTGCTGAGATAAGTATTATTAGGAATATGATCCTTCCGTCCTTACTGAAGTAATGATTTACATGGAAGGGATTTTGTTGTGggctttttgggggtgggggcagaggatgaAAAACAGTACTGCAAAATTTGGTCCTTACATGACAAATGTACACATTACCCTATAATGAAAGGATGTTTTTATTCTCCCACAGACTAGAAAAAAAATGGGTATAAATTCATTTAATTGGGAATTAGTTGGCAACCATGTCTGAGAAAATGGATCAGGGCTGTCCTGCAATAGAAATGTTTAAGAAATTGCCAGCAGATATAAGTCACTAAATATGAAAAAATAAGATTTCAATTTGATGCATGTCTTCTAGCTTCATTTAGCAATCTATGTAAACCAAATAATCAAAGATGGCAtagaaacctcccccccccactacctAATGAGTCCATCTTTTAAATAACTCTTCAGTATGACATTGTAAAAATACAAGAGAAAAAGTCTACCATGGAAGTGAAAGAATTTATAAAATTACAAGTTTAAtagataaatataataaatactttaGGCATCAGTTCTGGACAACTACATTTAAAGCAACTATGCTGGCaagtcacacacaaaaaagttgCTTCATGGCAACTTTATTTTTGATAaatcacactgacaggcatattACAATGTTTCTTATTAAGCTTTATGCCATAGTTATGTTTATATCCTGCTCTCCTGAGCTCGATATACATTGGTGCAATGTAATTTCTACTTTGGAATGTTTTCCCCGCACACCAACACAGTTTTACAGGTAGATGTTTTACTTACCAGGGGCAAGGGGAGTTCTGAAGAAAAATATTAGTAAATGACTTCTAGAAAAACTAAAGCATTTCTTAACTTTTTATTGACATTGGCAAATTAAAATAGAATAAATTAACAATATTTTctcaaaaaaatgttttgtacaAAAATACTGTCAAAATTTCCTAAAAAGCTTTCAACACAGTAGTATCTTTTCATGTACTGAATAAACTATATTAGCACAGTGTCAAAAATGCTGAAgacagaaacaaaataaaaatctgtgAAATGTTTGCCACTGACTAGTCAACATTCCATCCACACCATATTATTGTCTGTacatatgggggagggggactgggtagCAGACTTTAAGTAACAGTATTCTTTTCCTGATCTAGGAAGGATTGGCCCACATCTGTTAAGCTTCCAGTTTAGCATATTAAACAAAAATTAGTCTGCACTGCAATGCATAGTTAAAAACGAAGCAAGATGGCAGCATTTGTGCAGTAATATCTGCCCTTCAAAGTTCATGCAACCAACTAATGCAATCTTTCCCTGTTCACTCAGAATCTGATTGCAGTTCAAGTCATTGGAAATCATTGTTTACAAAATCCACAAGATTAAGCAATTTGCCAGGATTAATATCTAACAGCTGAGCACTGTCAAAATTATGGACATGTTACTATGAGGAAAttaagagagggggggaggggaacataaAAAGTCATTGATAGCCAGAAATTATTACTACAGGAAGGGAAGTGAGTGTCAAAGCTACAAATTAAAAAAAGTGGCAGCACTTATTTTAACACAATCCCAATTTATACAAGCTTATAGTTTACTCTGTTTTCCAGATTCTCAACCTTTCAAGGTACTGAAAAGCGAGATACTGTGTCTAAGGGAATGTTTTCATTCACACGGATAGAAagtcctttgtttgtttttaaagaagtcaGCAGCTCACTCTGCTGGGCTGTTGTTTGCAAACGAAGTCTGTCATGAAATCAAACTCGTTCTGTCCCAACCACAGCTCAGGAAGCTCCTTGATGCGGTCCAAACCCATTTCTATGACTAAGGACATGAGCACCTCCTCATCTATGAAGTCAGTGTCTATGACATTGGAAGGCAGCATTGCTGCAGGGACATGAGGAACCGAAGGAGGCATGCCGCTGCCGCCGCTGCTATGCTTTGGGTTGCAGTCTCTGAAATGCTGGCTCGTTCCGTTCATTGGATGATTTGCAGGGTGCAAGTCCGGCATGTAGTGGTTGTGAGGATAAGGATGGTGGCTAAAATACTGGTTGTTTAACTTCTGCAGCTGCATGCTGGCCGTCAAGGGGCCTCCTTGGCTCGCAACAGGGGGGGCCATGAACTGAGAATTGTTAAATCTTGCAGTGGGAGGCAAACTGCTGGAAGGATGCCCCCCATTCACGTTTCCCGGCCCCATGGCATGTCTGATCCCGCCATTTGCGTTCATATTTCCAGCTCCGTAATGTATATGATCGCCCATCAAGGCGCTGAAGgcatgttgctgctgctggtgatggtGATGGGGGCTCGGAAACTGACCCATCCCCATTCGGTGCGCAGGGTGGTGATGCAGCCCGCTGGTTCCATCGGGGAATCGCCCGTGGTTCATGGCCATCATGTGGTCTGCCATTTGCCACCTAGAAAGTTAACAGagggaaagagatttttttcacaTCCACAGGCATCGTCCGCTCCCTTGCGCACTGACGAGGGGAGGGGGGCTTAAAAACTAGCTAagccccccgcctgccctcctctccctccaaaGAGCGTGCAGCCGCGCTCCTGCACACAAAGCTGCTGGGTTGGAAGAGAGCGAAGTCTGCAGTCCAATCCACAGTCCGTACTGCGACTCCCAGAGACGCACGCACCTTCCCATTGCCACTCCCGCACACCTAGCCACTCAGCCgcgccgcccccccctcctccccgcaacgTATTAACCAGCCTTCCCCTTCCAAGCAAGGGGCACCTTGCACCAGAACCCCTGCTCCCTTGCAAAGAACAGCCGAAggaacaagcccccccccccccgcagcaactTTTGGAAATCAGTCCACAAGCCCCCCTCCACCCAGTCTTGTATTTTTGTATAACGCGCATGGGAGGCGGACACGGACTTTGTTCTTTCTtgccccagtcacacccctgccgcTGTACGCCGAAGtattacaaaaaaaccccaccaacaaTAAACCTTCCCCTCCATTACACTCACCTCTTTTTGTTGCTGCTCCAAAGGTGCTGCTGAAATCAGTCAGCAAAAATCGCCCAGCATAGAGAGggctttttctttcttctcttggcTACGGTGACGCGGGCCCGCTAATTATTAATTAGTAGTGGGATTGGGGCTGCAGACGCCAAAAGCTGCTTTCTCGCTCCTCTGCGAGGCTCATCCGCACTTGCCAACAATGAGCTGTGTTTCTCTTACCCAGCTTTGGCCACAGTTAATATAGGATTTCAGAAGGGAGGAGCAAAATCCTCACAGGCAACCAGAAGTAAAACCTGGAACCAgcgagaggggggcagggaggggggaaagaaagaagcggggggggggggggggagagagccaggcggATCTGGATGGAATCCAAAGAATCCTGTTCGTTCTGGTTGAGCGACACGTGTGTTTGCTGATCACTTATGCAGTGTCTTCAGATCAGCTAATGCTACGGAGCCATATCCCTGCTACGCTCTTCTTCTATCTCAaagcgaggggcggggggagggaattaCGAATATATTGCACCGAACTGGATGAGAGCAGCCTGACAGAGAAAACAGAGCCTGGAGCATAATGGACACTGGGGCGACCCCTGTTTAAGAATAATTTACCAGGCTGGAGTTGTGTCACAGAATAGGGGACTCAGCTCGCCCTTCCAATCAACCAGGCTGCTTTAACTGCCATTGATTGGTGGAGCAGGGGTTGTCTGGAGGgtatttctcctcccccccccatgcaattCTGCAACATTGCTTCCCATTACAAGCGTTACACGGAGAGCAACTCGGCAGCGTTGCTGATGCCTTGTTCACAATCGCGCTGCTTCCTTGCTCCGGCTCCGAACACGTGAGAACGGGCGCTGCTTCTGCGAGCGTGTCTGGCATGCTACTTTTTTAAGGGgtaactccctcccccacatcctctagctatttcttcctctccctgcctctaTTCGGAGGGGGCTGTCGCACGTAGAAAGCGGAGCCTGCAGGTGGCAAGGGGATGTTTTGTCCTCCATGGCAGCAGCCGCAGATCCAATCCGCGCTTTCTGGGTCACCCTCGGCTGCTCCATGTACGTGTGCTTTTGCTAAGTTTGTGTTTACCTCTCTCGGTAGCTTTGGCATTCAAACGGAGGCGACTGTGCTCTGTAAACAAACCCAGCAAGACTCATTCCCGAGATCCACCTTTTTACACATACACGGGCGCTGCAGCTGCCCTTGATCCGGaagatggtgggggagggaaaggggtggcTTGCAAAGTTGCCCAACCTCTCGCCTGGCTGGCTTTGTCTGATGATAATTTGGGGTTGATTTCGAGGGATCGCGTTTGCCGTGAACGAATACAAGAGCTAGAGGCCACGGCTTGTttctgaaaaagaagaaaaagacacAAACATGGTCATTGCTTTGTAAACACAGTAGCCCTGTAGGGAATATGCTGACTGACATCACACATCATCATAAACCTGCCCCTTAGCACAGAGCATCTCACATTCAGCCCTCCTTGGGACGGGTGGCAGGCAAACAGAACCCCCACTATCAGTAAACCAGGATTTTCAAAATGCATCTCTAGTTAAAATAGCCTCCAGATCTTCCCAGCTGCATTAAATTGTCACACAAGAAGGGAGCgggcaaggggaggagggctgcTAATGCTGCAGTGAAGTTGGATACTGTCCTATTTTAAATCTTATCTAGTACAACACTCTTAAAAAGGGACACTGCCCTGCTCACTGAGGACATGTCCACACGgaagcgttatttcgaaagaaccaAGTGAGCCCAAGTGAGTCTACCaagtgagtctacacagcaagcccactatttcgaaataatttcaaaataacgggcatcttattccaaattctgtaaccctcattttacgaggaataatgcttattctgaaatagatatttcggaatagggtgggtgtagacagggcagatgaattatttcaaaataaatggcctCTAGGGTTTCCCATAGGTgacctagtggccactctgtccacactcagcagAGCTCTATAGTTCCCCATCCCCCGCAGCCCTTAAAGCAGAAGCCACAGGGGAAAGAGCTTGTGACCCAATGCGGACCCTCTCAGTCCTGTCCCACACAGTAGTAGCCATCACAGCCTTCCCTGCTGCTACAGCAGACTGCAGCATATCTTCAGAGCCCTCCATGTCTGCCAGCAGTGCTGCAGGCaactcccaagcccctgcctagGGACGGAAGAGACAGGCCCTATCccggtctggtgcggagatcctggatctcattgaaaTCTGTGGAAAG of Pelodiscus sinensis isolate JC-2024 chromosome 3, ASM4963464v1, whole genome shotgun sequence contains these proteins:
- the CITED2 gene encoding cbp/p300-interacting transactivator 2; this translates as MADHMMAMNHGRFPDGTSGLHHHPAHRMGMGQFPSPHHHHQQQQHAFSALMGDHIHYGAGNMNANGGIRHAMGPGNVNGGHPSSSLPPTARFNNSQFMAPPVASQGGPLTASMQLQKLNNQYFSHHPYPHNHYMPDLHPANHPMNGTSQHFRDCNPKHSSGGSGMPPSVPHVPAAMLPSNVIDTDFIDEEVLMSLVIEMGLDRIKELPELWLGQNEFDFMTDFVCKQQPSRVSC